CCGGGCCGGGCCGCTAGGTTCCAGCAGAACCTCCTTGCATAGATATTTGTATCTTTTTAATTATTGGTAGTagtattttttttttgccttttattgCTTTTAAAAGTTCTTACTGCGTTTTCTCTCCGATCCGGACTCTGCGTTCGGCCTCCGTCGCCTCttagcttttttattttttgtttatttttttgttttttgtattttgtatatttgtttaaaAAAGAGGAGTGGGAAACGGATTCTAGTTACAAATTGTCTTGGCCCCGCTCTTTCCTCTCAaaccccatcccctccctccagaaggaAACCTGCCAAACGCGGAGACAGGAGACGGGGCTGGAGGCAGCCGCCCCGCGGCCCCGGCTGCTCTTCTTTCTGCCCTCTTCACAAAAGAGGGGGCCCTAGCTCCTGGTCGCCTCGGCAGCTCGGtgtctgttttaaaaataatagtagTGAATGGGGGAGTTTGCATCCCACAACTCAGCTGCCCCCCTGGCCTGCGCCTTGGGGCCTgcaagggggaaggggagggaacctAAGCGGAGGGGCTGCGAGTGGGCCGAGGGGCTCCAGGGAGCGCCCGAGGGGGTGGTCCCTGGCCCGGAAAGCTCTCCCGGGGAGAGAGGAGGGTAGAGGCCCGTGGGTGGAGAGAGAAGGCGAGTCCCCTGGGGGAGGAAACGAGGCCCCTGGGACCGGCCACCCACAGGTCAGAGGGCCGCGCAGACCCGGCCGGTCCGCGCCTGGCGCCcgcccggggtggggtgggggtcctccctgtgctgggggtggggggctcggtGGCAGGGGAGCGGGCAAAGGCGAAAGACGAAGCCGAGGGAGGGCTGGCGCGTGGTCTCAGTTATGGAAAAACGCGTTGAGCTCCTCGTACATGGGACCCCGGTCGTGGTGAAGGTGCATATCGTAGGACAGGAGATTCTCCGAGTGCACGGCCCCGCGCACCGCCGACGAGCCGAAGACCAGCCCGTGGCCCGCGGGCCGCGAGCCCGGCAGCGCCGAGTAGTGCATAGAGTAGTGGTAGCTCTTCTCGTGGTCGGGCGACGAGTCCTGCTTGAGCGAGAAGTTCCCGTTGAGGCAGAGCGGCGGGCTGAGCGGGCCCTCGTACTCGGAGCTGTTGTAGTCCGGGCTCgcgcccccgccgcccgccgccgcgTACAGCGTCTCGTAGGCGGCGCAGTAGCCGTGGGTCCTCAGGGCGTGCGCCGCGCCGCCGCCCAGCCCGCCGGCCGCCTGGCACTGGGCGCCCGCCAGGCGCGagcaggggtaggggtaggggtgcaTGGCGAAGGGCCCGCCCGAGCCGTGGAAGCGGCCCGCGCCGTCGGCGCCCTGCTCCGTGAGGAAGTTGCGCGAGTTGAGCTGCAGGCAGCCGGCCACCAGGTTGGTGGTGGGCTGCGACAGGCCCTTGCACAGCGTCTGCACGTAGGACACCAGGTCGGGCCGCTTGCCGGAGCGCAGGATCTCCGAGAGCGCCCAGATGTAGTTCTTGGCCAGGCGCAGCGTCTCGATCTTGGACAGCTTCTGCGTCTTGGAGTAGCAGGGCACCACCTTGCGCAGGTTGTCCAGCGCCGCGTTCAGGTCGTGCATGCGGTTGCGCTCGCGCGCGTTCGCCTTCTGCCGCCGCAGCTTGGAGCGCTCCAGGCGCGCCTTGGTCATCTTGCGCTTTTTGGGCCCGCGTTTCTTGGGCCGCTCGCCCTCGGCCTCGTCcagcccttcctcctcctcctcttcctcctcctcctcgaccCCCAGCTCGCCTTCCTCCTTGACCTCGGCCAGCGCGGCCTCCGGGCCGTCGTCTCCACGGAGGGGGACCGCCTTGGAGGCCCGGGCGGGCCCCGGAGCCCCCGGCCCCGGCGGAGGAGGCGCGTCGCCCTTGTCGCTCCTGGGCTCGTCGTCGTCGCCGTCGCCCCAGCTGGCGAACTTGGGCACGTCCGAGAGGAGGCCGGGCTCGCTGAACAGGCGGGTCAGCATGGTGCCTGAGGGCGCCCCGCGGGCCGCAGGGAAGAGACGGACAGCAAGGAGTCAGTAGCGCGCCGGGCTCCCCGTGGCGCCCcgctttccctcccacccccacccgggaGCGGGCTCCTCGACGCCCACCTCCCCGGGCCGCCCCGCCCGGGCCCAGCCCAGCCACCCGCCCGCCCGCCCTCGGGGGACCCGGGGCCAGGGCCTCTCCCGGCGCTGGGCCCCGGCTCTGCCCTCGCTGCAGTGGGGGGCCGCCCCTTGCGCCAGGTGCTGCCCGGGGGCAGGGCGGGGACCAGGCGGGGCGGCGGAGGAGGCCGGCGCGGCGGCAGATCCTTGCCCAGGAAGGGTGGGAAGGCCAGTCGGCCAGGACCCCACCGGCAGTGCAGGGAGGCTGGGCAGCCGCTGCCCGGGGTGGGGACAGCTGCCCGGCCGGCCCGGCCCGGCTCCGCGCCCTCGCCCCGGCCCCCCACCCCTCGGCGCCGCTCACCCCACGCTCCCTAATCCAATTTGCAACTTGGCCGCGCGCCGCCCCCGGCTCGGCCCCCGCCCTGCAGCCCCAATTCCGGAGGCAGGAGGCGCGGCTGGCCCGGGGTCCTGGGCTCCGGGGCCGGCTCCGGTGGCGGGGGCTGCGGCCCGGGCGCGGGGCGGAGGCGGGGAGACGCGAGTCCCGTCCGTCTCCCGGGCGGCCAGggacccccttcccccttcccaactGCCTCCCTCCCACACGCCTCTCCGGATCTCGTTGTATTTCGGGATTTAGGGGGGGGGGTTAGAGCCAAATTTGTTTGTTTgcgcctcttttttttttgaccGGAGAGGTCGGTCGCAGGTTtctccaggaggagcagggtgGGGGGTCCTAATCCCAGTCTCTTCGCGACCCCCTCCAATCCTGCCTTTCCCCCACGACCACCCCTGGCAAAGACGCCTCCCTCTGCAGCCCCTGAGCTGCAGCCCTGTCAGGGAGAGGGAACTCGGGCGCCTCCAAAGCCCACCCATGATGGGGCCACAGTCCCAGGAAGGGGGAATTTGGGGTCGACTGAGCAGCCGCCCCCAGCCGGCCACTGCTCCTATCTAGCTCCCTTTCGGACAACTCACCTCAGAGAGGAgtcgaggggagaggggaggggaggggggagaagagagagaggggggagaagaGGGGCTGCTATTTCATTGTTCCCCCATCTTCAGGGAGCGGGGGCAGCGGCTCCTCAAGGCGACGGGCGCCGGCGTCTTCAGAGCGCCATGCGAACCGCGGAGCGAGTGTGGCATCTCTACCAGGCGGGGTACCAGCCTCTATGCCAGGCCATATGGGCTTGGCACGTCACGGGCAGCAGCTATCACATGAGAGACGGTGATTGGCATGCGTCTGCATTGGGGGAGAGCCGGCTCCCCCGGGACCCGCCGCCATCTGTCACTCtctactccaaaaaaaaaaaaattaaataaataaaggaaataaataaatatctgtgcCGCCTGCCCCTCCCCGCCCAGCACTGGGAGAAGCAGGGTTTGAGAGGGAGCTGGGAGGAATTGCCCCCATCTGAGGCAGAGCCCCCACAGGGGACAATGGAGTGGCAGGGCTAGaacttgggggggggtgtcaagtcTGTGTCCCTTCCAAGGCCCTGCTCTGTTCATCTTCTCCAGTGAAGGCCCCCAAGGTGGGTCCTGGACCAGCTCTTGGGGTGCAGAATGGGGAACTGTGTGCTCACCCCATCCCCTCAGGAGAGTCCCTCAGGCCACAAAGGGACAGCTGAGACCCCTTCCCAGGATGAGTTTGGGGGTGTCCCTGGCTCAGGCTCCATAGGTAGATGTTGGCACCATGCCATCCTCATCCCTGTCTACCCCTCCCCCattcatcctctctctctctctctctctctcacacacacacacacacaacatatgtgacagaacaaaattcaaaccaagggaaagagagaaaggagaaggtATGCCTGGCTGGCTGCGACTCTgcaggggcgtgtgtgtgtgtgtgtgtgtgtgtctaaggtGGGGTCTGCCTCTAGGGAAGGTCTTTCCTTGGATGTTTGGGGACATATGTatgttgggtggggtggggaagaaccTGGGGAGGAGCCCACACCCCCCACGTGGGGAGGGGAGGCCCAGTCTGTCTGCATGTCTAGCCCAGAAATCTCCCAGATGTCCTTGGCCTGGTGAAGTGACCACACCGCCAGTGGGTCCCTCTCAAGACCTTTGGGCATGGTTATTTGAGGCAGAGGAGGGGGGACTGCCTCAAGTTCCTGCCTAAGACTTAGGTATGTTCCTCTGCCTGCCCCCAATACCAAAAACCCTGACACCAAACCCAGCAGCCCTGAGTGACCAGAGGGGGGGGGATGGCTCACACAGACATTGCACCAGGAAGGTGGGAAACCACTGTTTTCTTTCATAACTCACCTTTCCACCCTCACACCGGGCCAGAGCCTGGTGCAAACACAAAGGGCTGAGAGAGGGAGCTACACACacttgcatgtgcacacacacacagcccccttGGTCCTCACCCTGTGGTGCAGAAAATAGATGTACACTACTCTCAGTGACATATGTGTGAACAGGTAATCACAGCCAGGGGTACAGAGACCCCAGACCAGACCCAGATTCAGAGTGGCCCTTCCTACGGCTTGCGTGTGGACGGCCCTGGACTGACAGCTGCCCTTACACTGTAAATGTGTGCATGCTGAGGGTCAGCCGAGGCCAAGTCCTGGGTGGTGTCAGGATGAGCAGTACAGGGGTTTTGCCCTCCACATGACTGGTACAGTTCTCTCCTCCAGGGGTCCCCATAGGGGGCCTCATAGGGATGCAGGAGTCTGCTGGTAGCTGGTACACAGAGTCCGGTTTTAGAGAGAGGCACAGTCATGACTCAGGAGGCTTTGGAGAAGGGGGTTTGGTACCAGGATCTCAGAGGCACTGGGCCAGGAGCTGCAAGGAGCCCAAGTCTGGGATCCTCTGTTTCCAGAGACCCATGGGGCAGAACTGACTTGCCCAGGAGCACACAGTGCAGAGCAAAGTTGGGACCAGAACCCAGGTACTAGCCTCCCAGTCCTGGGTGCCAGCCACAACTGCACACTCGGGTCCAGTGGTCTCCAGAGCCGAGGGGTCAACAGAGGGTTTTCCTCCATCAGTGGGTCCTGGGATTAGGAAGCTAGGGCCCCGTGTGGGGCAGATGGTCAGGGGCTTTCCAGACAGGTCACGTCACTGGGAGGTCAGAGGCCAGGTCTCAGGTAAGTAAGGCATGGGTTCAAGGGTGCTTGCCAGACCCCCTCCAAATTCTGGGTCCCTCGTCTCCAGGGTGGGTCCTCATTCCTAACAAGGGGCTCTTCTCCTTTAGCCCCCTGGTCTAAAAGGGATGTTGGTTATCTGCATGTGctcagggtgggagtgggggtttgTTCCTGAACAACCCCACTTCCTAGTCTCTAAAACATGCTAAATGCATTGCTCAAGTTCCACAGCTTCTCTCGGCCTCAGTCtctccatctgtgaaatgggagaATCATACTACACCCACTCCACCGCCAGGGTCCTGGTACTAACTGGGACGGTGAATGGAATGAACTTAGTCCAGGCGGAGCCTCCAGGGACCGGGGCTCTTCTTTCTGAAAGCACTTTGTAAATCGTGATGTGCTTTACTGGTTCATTTCTGGGCCCCCACGCCCCATTCCAAATGCTTTGTTGACATAGCAATTGAGTTCCTGTCAAATTAACTGGTCAGCAATGGAGCGGACAAACGAAGGGACACTTTCTTGAGGCAAACAAGGCATCAGGTGACCCCTCTCGGGGGAGACAGAGGGCCCAAGGACCCCTACCAACTCTGCTTTCTGCTCCAAACAGGGCAGGCTGCGAGTGGTCCTTCCATCCCCCAGCCTCTTTCAGAAGCCACCTGAGTTCTCTGGGGCTGGGAACCTCTCCCCCTGTTGTTCCCCAGGGCGTAGCGCCTAAAGTAGGGGGACCTCCTCCTCTCTGGTTTGTTTCCTTCGGGAAAATGGAACAAGTTTTTCTCACTCGACacatttcaactttttttttttaagaagatacAATAAAAACCAGGGGGGAAATTGGGACAGAAGGAGGTGTGGGGTGGGCCTGCTTTCGACACTTAGACACGGGCTGAGGGAGAGACAGCACACGTGTGTCCACATGGACATGAGCCGGCATGCAGGGACAGACACACTCCTCTCTGTACCCTCAGAGATGCCGTGACGGAGAGACAGAAAGAGCCAGAAATGGAAGGGAGGAGACAGGAGGAGGACACCCAGAGATGCCATCTGTTCCTCCCCCTGGcattgggggaggggagtgggtgaGGGGCCTGGTCCCCTCGGGTCTCTGAGAAGCAAAGGGGCAATGGTGGGCGCCTCCTCTAGACCCGAAAGGTCCCCTTTCTACTTCCCACACCCATGGAAGGGGCTGGGAGCTGGAGGTGGGGGCTGAGGTTCCCATGGAGACACCCCCCCCATCCCAAGGGAGGCCACAGTCTGGGCACCTAAAATGGCTGCCTCAGAGGGGTGGCGGCCATTTTGTGCAGGCTCAGgtcctggctgggggtggggcagagggtgAGGGGGCCTAAGAGTGTGGAGGAGTAGGGAGGGGCCTCCCCTGAGCAGTCTAGGGGAATCTTGTGCCAGGGACAGGACTGACGCTTCATGAAGCATTCTCATCACACCCCTGctccatcacaatccacacacgaaTCTTTAAATGCGTCACTGAATGCTGGTACCCAGAAGGACAGCTGGCCAGTGGCCATCCCGGTGCCTGCCCCCAGTGGGATTGGGAGTCCAGGGTGCAAGGACGGAGATTTGATCTCCTGTTCAGAGAGCCGCGCCCGTGCGCAGagcaggaggactccaggccaggTGTCCATATCCTGGCCAGAGCCATTGCAACCCATCTCTGGCCTGGAGGAGCTGGCAGGTGGAGATGGAAGGGGGAGGAGCATAGGAGGAGGGGCGGTCCCTTCCATGCCCGTCTCCCCTCCCTCCGCACCAGACATAGGAGGCAGAGAGTAGAGTGGGGAGTCTCTCTGAGGGCCTGTGCTCCTGGCATTGGCTAGGTGGTGGATGGCAGAgacaggggaggggcaggctggCCAGGCCCAGACGCCTGCTCCATCAGGCTACTGTTCAGGAGGCTTGCCGCTTCCCCCAGAGGCGCCCCCGCCCCATCAGCACCTGTCACCCCTTCCCCAGGCCCCTGCCTCACCTCAAGTCCACAAGGCCTGTGGGGGACGGGGACCTGCCATTTCTTCCTGGCTCTGGGGTGGGCACctgccccgctgccccctccccctcccgcctgAATGTGCTGGGGAGCGACGGGCATGCCAGATGGCGTGGCTGAGGATGCGAGGATGTTGCCGGGAGGTGAGGGCTGGCACGGGCGGGCGAGATGCGGCTGCGtgcctggtggtgccatgggggaggggagagccagTGAGGTGCAGCACCCCTTCTTCTGTGCTGACCCCCAGCTCACCACTAGGCTTCAGCAGGACGCTCCTCCTCTGCTGCTCCCTGAGATTTCCCTGGGGGCCTAGACCCCTTCCCAAAGATGGGCGGGCACACGTCAGGGGCCCAGGCTGTTATACCCAGTGTCCTTGGCCCCCCTCACGTCGTCCTGCCTCCAAAGGGTGGCTGAAGGAGACCAGTTAGTCCTTCAGTCTCCTCCATGGAAGCCAGCCTTCTCAGGAAGATTCTCTTGTTGCAAAAATGGCGTGGCCTTTGCCCCCATTACCTTTGACTTTGGCCTTTGAACCCCGTGTCTTTTAATATGAATTCTTCTCCTGATGGACTCTGGTCCCAAGTCGCCCTTAGGTCAAACTCATCCTCATACCTCCGGAGGTGCTCCCGGATACCTCTGCCTGAGAGCCTTCCCTGACCGCCTCAGGCAGGGCAGCCTTGGCACTGGCCACCCATCCAGACACTGGCCACTCCTGAATCGCTGTAGTGTGGGCTTGACCCAAGCATCCTTGAGGTGATGCTCAGTATGTGCTTGTTGCCTGGTACCTGgctagggaggagggaaggggtggtGACATGTCAGACTACaatccccaaggtcagcggttcaaaaccaccagctgctccgagagagagagagcgcaagaAGGCTTTCTCCTCTCGTAGAGTAACAGCCTATAGgaccagttctcccctgtcctatagggacagtCGGTATGTGTTctttggacttgatggcagtgtgggtGAGGGGgcgagggggtgagggggtgaggggaggggctgAACATTGGCATCTTTCTTCGGACAGCATCCTAAATTAGTAATACAGCCCAGAGCAGTCCCGTCTGCCCAGACTCCCTTTCCAGCTCCCAAGCCTCGGGCAAAAATTCCAATCTAGGGAGGTGGGCTTAGGGGCTTGTGGAAGTGGGGGGAGATACAGCTTACCCACAGCCCTCAGAGAGGTCTTGGGGTGAGAAAGTGGAGCTTCACTGTGCTGAACCCTTATTTCCTGGTCCAGACTCTGATTCTGAGGCCACAGGGAAGCCCCCCCTTCCTCTTCCACATGGTGGGGTCCTGACCCATGGCTGACCCCAGAGCTTTCCTTTGGTTCCAAGctgccctccttcccaccccaccttccccacttcccctcgcACTGGGCACGGAGTAAATGGGACACCATGAACCCGCAGACAGAAGCGCCCtggctccctgcctccccatctttGCTGCTGATCTCCCcaccactcctcccctcccctgctcactgAAGACCCTCCTGTCTATGGCCCTGGCCAGCCCTCTTCTGGGCAGAGCACACACCTCAAGTTCCCTTCTCAGGCTCACCTCATAGAATCCAGGCTGCTCATCTTGCTTCCCCTTCCTGAAATGCACCTGTTCAGGCGCTTTTGCTTGCTCCCCATTATTCCCAGGACCAGGGAAGGCGCCCAtgcgctccagctgctgccacctTTCATTGGACACACACCCCTCCCTTTAGCTGCCCCTCCTTTAACAGCACCCCAAACCAGCCTCCTGCTGAGAAACCATCCCAGTGCCCAGGGTATCCCTTCTTCCTGGAGTGccctcccaccttctcctttaAACCAATGTCACTTCCTCCTAGAAGCCTCTCTGGGTTTGATGTGCCTTCCCAGGGCCCCATAATGCCATCCTTCACAGGGCTCCTGAGCCACCCAGCATGACCTCCTCGCTCTCTCTCCCACCTAACCAGGAGTTCCTCAAAGGCAGGCAGTGAGTGTCCTCATGaagtggggcgcccaaggtctgccACGTCcctacccccgccccctcccctgtGCTCAAGGTGGTGCAGGTCCTCGGAAGCCCCTCCCATGAACCCTCCTCCCTTTCTGGTCAGCCTCCTCCCACCACTCCTGACACTGACCGGCAAAGTCAGTCTCCCCTCTGTAAAAAGGTGTGGGGATGAAAAGATGGCCTCCCTGCGTGGGCGGAGGTAAGTTAAAAAAGCCAACGGAGTGTGAAAGGACTGCCTCAACTCCCTTCAGGTGTGCCAGTTCACCTCAGACCTAGGATCCATggttttaaattctttttatgTGTGTGGTAAATCTTTGTTCCTGGAATTGTGATCTGTCTGTTGACCTACctgctgcctgtctgtctgtttctccctctctctcattagTTTTCCCAGTGAGCCAGGCACTTCCTGCCCCTGCTCAGCCCACTGCCAGGCTGGGCATAGGGGGCAGCCTGAGGGAGCACATTGGAAATAAAATGAGGATCATGCTGCCTGTCTGCTCACTCACCTGTCCCTCGGTGCTGGCCAGAGGACCACAAGGACAGAGGCTAAGAAGAGTCCTCAGGTGAGTGGCTGGACTGTCGGTGTGGGGGGAGTAGGGCAGGTGGGAAAGGGTCCTGAGGGCCGGGGGCGGAGCCTGGTGTGCCTCCCTAGCAAAAGCAGACGGCTCTCTCAtgagggcttcccccccccccccccccccccccgcagtttCCTTCTCTGGAAATCAGAGCTAGGGGTCAGCGGAGTTGGGATTCCCAGGGACCTGATACAAGACAGTTCTCTGGTGCCTGCCTGGAGCCTGGTATGGAAGCAGGGGCACCAGGAACTGGGGAGTGGGCAATTTACCCCCACCTGCAGCTGTGCTGGTGTTCGAAGCATGGCTGGACCAGGAGATCACAAATGAAGCAGAGGTCTCAGCCCCCGGCAGATGGCAGAGACCAGCAAAGTGTGGATCGGATTTAGCTCACTGTTTTCCCCTCCACTGAACCTGGGGGCTGAGGTGGAAGGGGAAAACAGTGTCTAACATGAAGATGGAGTGTCCCTATTGGGGGTAATTAGGACGGGTGGGGAAAATCCAGGTGGTGGCCTGAAAGAGAGCCACTCCCCATTGTGCAGATGGGGAAACCACTGCCAGGAAAATGAGAGTCACACGGTGAGTGGTGAAGTTGGAACTAGAAACCAGGACCCTACTCCGGGTCCTCAgggctccctggaagaaagaccaTGCCAGAGAGTCCAATGGCCAGTGCTATCGGAGCCAGGCACTGGGCACCATCTCTTAAAGTCTCTTGCCAACCTTGACGGTCAGGTTAACTGTACCTCCCATTTAAAGATGGAGGTT
This window of the Tenrec ecaudatus isolate mTenEca1 chromosome 10, mTenEca1.hap1, whole genome shotgun sequence genome carries:
- the NEUROD2 gene encoding neurogenic differentiation factor 2, whose translation is MLTRLFSEPGLLSDVPKFASWGDGDDDEPRSDKGDAPPPPGPGAPGPARASKAVPLRGDDGPEAALAEVKEEGELGVEEEEEEEEEEGLDEAEGERPKKRGPKKRKMTKARLERSKLRRQKANARERNRMHDLNAALDNLRKVVPCYSKTQKLSKIETLRLAKNYIWALSEILRSGKRPDLVSYVQTLCKGLSQPTTNLVAGCLQLNSRNFLTEQGADGAGRFHGSGGPFAMHPYPYPCSRLAGAQCQAAGGLGGGAAHALRTHGYCAAYETLYAAAGGGGASPDYNSSEYEGPLSPPLCLNGNFSLKQDSSPDHEKSYHYSMHYSALPGSRPAGHGLVFGSSAVRGAVHSENLLSYDMHLHHDRGPMYEELNAFFHN